The Acidobacteriota bacterium genome includes a region encoding these proteins:
- a CDS encoding glycosyltransferase family 4 protein, whose product MKVVFCWSGMQGYMASCLHALQRRDAVELYVIHLDYNDLPYQENLLNGIPNDKLQASQPNDAIGQMVADRKPDIVVLCGWFYAPYRKLLLRKDLQAAKFLLGMDTPWSGSWRQRLNQVRLRGLVERMERVVVAGPRTREFARRLGARPDQILPGLYGFDFKRFGALGSSRLDGAPEWPKRFLFAGRYVREKGLGVLMDAYRQYRSAVADPWPLDCCGTGPDAARLRGHEGVQDLGYVLPSALPTVFSERGVFVMPSLEEPWGVAIAEAAATGLPLICSDRCGAADDLLHLYHNGLLVPAGNVTALADAMKWMHEHHYAFRTMGARSRSLAAAFSADAWADRMHNCFNEILTTGARHEPSRHG is encoded by the coding sequence ATGAAGGTCGTGTTCTGCTGGTCGGGCATGCAGGGGTACATGGCGTCCTGCTTGCACGCCCTTCAGCGTCGGGACGCAGTGGAGCTCTACGTCATCCACCTGGATTACAACGACCTGCCGTATCAGGAGAACCTGCTCAACGGCATTCCGAACGACAAGCTGCAGGCCAGCCAGCCGAACGACGCGATCGGGCAGATGGTCGCGGACCGAAAGCCCGATATCGTCGTCTTGTGTGGTTGGTTTTACGCGCCTTACCGGAAACTCCTGCTTCGCAAGGACCTTCAGGCCGCGAAGTTCCTGCTCGGCATGGACACGCCGTGGAGCGGGTCGTGGCGCCAACGCCTTAACCAGGTTCGGCTCAGGGGGCTTGTCGAGAGAATGGAGAGAGTCGTGGTGGCCGGCCCGCGGACCCGGGAATTCGCCCGCCGGCTCGGCGCGCGCCCCGACCAGATTCTGCCGGGCCTGTACGGGTTTGACTTCAAGCGCTTCGGCGCGCTTGGATCAAGCCGCCTGGACGGGGCTCCCGAGTGGCCCAAGCGGTTCTTGTTTGCCGGTCGCTACGTGAGGGAGAAGGGCCTCGGCGTTCTCATGGACGCGTACCGCCAATACCGGTCAGCTGTCGCCGATCCTTGGCCGCTCGATTGTTGTGGTACTGGTCCCGACGCGGCCCGGTTGCGTGGGCATGAGGGTGTGCAAGACCTTGGTTACGTGCTGCCCAGCGCATTGCCGACGGTGTTTTCAGAACGTGGCGTGTTCGTGATGCCGAGCCTGGAAGAGCCCTGGGGCGTGGCAATTGCCGAGGCCGCAGCCACGGGGCTGCCTTTGATCTGTTCTGATCGCTGTGGCGCGGCGGATGATCTATTGCACCTGTACCACAACGGGCTCCTGGTGCCGGCCGGGAACGTCACCGCGCTCGCGGACGCAATGAAGTGGATGCACGAGCACCACTATGCCTTCCGAACGATGGGTGCACGCAGCCGCAGTTTGGCGGCGGCCTTTTCGGCGGACGCCTGGGCCGACCGGATGCATAACTGCTTCAACGAAATCCTGACCACGGGCGCGCGTCACGAGCCGAGCCGGCATGGTTAG
- a CDS encoding DUF362 domain-containing protein, which yields MIRDEMRRQVGHLRPRHIVIKPNWVLHSSAASHPISALVTDARVIAATVRAAAELFPESTLITVGDCPLQRADWPLLLRQSGLEPVVAELQVRYPGRVEFRDLRRDVYTYADGRLVPQSGAPHGDPLGYREVRLGAVSHFEEIAGESARFSIHDHDREATQANHRPGDHRYFVSQSFLDADLIINLPKWKTHSKSGLTGALKNLVGINGDKAYLPHFRKGAPRWGGDEYWDSSRWLYWTQSALRDFTRAYCWWAYKLLRPIWLAIKTLRSVVLRRESDPAGDFYVGGGAWYGNQTIWRMIYDLNMIIQLVDADGVLRDRPQRHYFCVVDGLICGEGDGPLSPTPRPLDWLAFGRDPFAIDAALAWFMGYDPGRLSIVAERRRYLGPEWGRFDLDTLPVTLDGRTASLTAFDVNHGFVPPPGWVGHIERPVVGDRSLARA from the coding sequence TTGATCCGCGACGAGATGCGGCGCCAGGTCGGCCACCTGAGGCCGCGCCACATCGTCATCAAACCCAATTGGGTGCTTCATTCCTCTGCCGCCAGTCATCCAATTTCGGCGTTGGTCACCGACGCGCGGGTCATTGCCGCGACCGTGCGGGCCGCAGCGGAATTGTTTCCCGAATCGACCCTGATCACGGTGGGCGATTGCCCGCTGCAACGGGCCGACTGGCCCCTGTTGCTGCGCCAATCAGGTCTCGAGCCGGTGGTGGCTGAGCTCCAGGTCCGCTACCCCGGCCGCGTCGAGTTTCGCGACCTGCGGCGTGACGTGTATACCTATGCGGATGGCCGTCTGGTGCCGCAGTCGGGTGCGCCGCATGGCGATCCGCTTGGCTACCGCGAAGTCCGGCTGGGGGCGGTCAGTCACTTCGAAGAGATCGCGGGGGAGTCGGCGCGGTTCTCGATCCACGACCACGACCGGGAAGCGACCCAGGCCAACCACCGCCCCGGGGACCACCGCTATTTCGTGAGCCAGTCGTTTCTCGACGCCGACTTGATCATCAACCTGCCGAAGTGGAAGACACATTCCAAGTCCGGGCTGACCGGTGCCTTGAAGAACCTGGTGGGCATCAACGGCGACAAAGCGTACCTGCCTCACTTCCGCAAGGGCGCCCCCCGCTGGGGCGGCGATGAGTATTGGGACAGCAGCCGCTGGCTGTACTGGACGCAGAGCGCCCTCCGTGACTTCACGCGCGCGTACTGCTGGTGGGCCTATAAGCTCCTGCGACCGATCTGGCTCGCGATCAAAACGCTGCGGTCTGTAGTACTGCGACGAGAGAGCGATCCCGCCGGCGATTTCTACGTCGGCGGCGGGGCGTGGTACGGGAACCAAACGATCTGGCGCATGATCTACGACCTCAACATGATCATCCAGTTGGTCGATGCGGACGGCGTGCTCCGGGACCGTCCGCAGCGTCACTATTTCTGCGTGGTCGATGGCCTGATCTGCGGGGAAGGTGACGGTCCGCTGTCGCCGACGCCGCGACCGCTCGATTGGCTGGCATTCGGCCGTGATCCGTTTGCGATCGATGCGGCGCTGGCCTGGTTCATGGGGTACGACCCCGGACGATTATCGATTGTCGCCGAGCGTCGCCGGTACCTTGGTCCTGAGTGGGGCCGCTTCGACTTGGACACCTTGCCGGTAACTCTGGACGGCCGAACCGCGTCGTTGACGGCCTTTGACGTCAATCACGGATTCGTGCCGCCGCCGGGTTGGGTTGGTCATATTGAGCGCCCCGTGGTAGGCGACCGAAGTCTGGCGCGGGCATGA
- a CDS encoding DUF362 domain-containing protein, with protein MVSWYGQAASRLPEIVGDELRRLAARVEPRRIVIKPNWVMHETEPAYPIAALVTDARVIDATVRACVALFPAAERITVGDCLEQRADWPLMCRQSGLSAVMETLVAAFPGQVEFRDLRKDVYRTVDDVLVLDLDAPHGDPVGYREVELQGESHLEPIADQADRFSIHDHDPATTRNCHRPGDHRYLVSQTVLDADLVINLPKWKAHSKSGVTGALKNLVGINGDKSYLPHFRRGSPRWGGDEYSDEGRWLYWVQNNVHEMVRGTLAHRWLRPGWQAVKAINNALRRRDRSRTSPADFYVVGGSWYGNQTLWRMIYDLNLVIQRVGRDGRLHPTPQREYFCIVDGLISGEGDGPLKAVARDTDVLVCGDDPFAIDTVLSWAMGFDPDKIPVLAERRQYRGVEWGRFTLNDLVVTIDGRPCPLFEMGVNFQFAPPPGWIGQIERPGRTATST; from the coding sequence ATGGTTAGCTGGTATGGCCAGGCCGCGTCACGGCTGCCCGAGATCGTCGGTGATGAACTGCGGCGACTCGCCGCCCGCGTCGAGCCACGGCGCATCGTCATCAAGCCCAACTGGGTGATGCACGAAACCGAGCCGGCGTATCCGATTGCGGCGCTGGTGACGGACGCCCGGGTCATCGACGCCACGGTGCGGGCGTGCGTGGCGCTGTTCCCGGCGGCTGAGCGGATTACCGTTGGCGACTGCCTCGAGCAGAGGGCCGACTGGCCACTGATGTGCCGGCAGTCGGGTCTCTCAGCCGTGATGGAGACGCTCGTGGCGGCCTTCCCGGGGCAAGTCGAGTTTCGGGACCTGCGCAAGGATGTCTACCGGACTGTGGACGACGTGCTGGTGCTGGACCTGGACGCGCCCCACGGTGACCCGGTGGGGTACCGGGAGGTCGAACTGCAGGGCGAAAGTCACCTCGAGCCCATTGCCGACCAGGCCGATCGATTCTCGATTCATGACCACGACCCGGCGACGACCCGCAATTGCCACCGGCCTGGCGATCACCGCTACCTCGTGAGCCAGACCGTGCTTGACGCCGACCTGGTCATCAACCTGCCGAAGTGGAAGGCCCACTCGAAATCCGGCGTGACTGGTGCGCTCAAGAACCTCGTCGGCATCAACGGCGACAAGTCCTACTTGCCGCATTTCCGGCGTGGCTCGCCGCGCTGGGGGGGCGATGAGTACAGCGACGAGGGCCGGTGGTTGTACTGGGTGCAGAACAACGTTCACGAGATGGTGCGCGGCACGCTTGCCCACCGCTGGCTGCGGCCGGGATGGCAGGCGGTCAAGGCCATCAACAACGCTTTGCGGAGACGGGACCGCAGCCGGACATCGCCGGCGGATTTCTACGTCGTCGGCGGGAGCTGGTACGGCAACCAGACACTGTGGCGAATGATCTACGACTTGAACCTGGTCATCCAGCGGGTCGGCCGTGACGGCCGCCTCCACCCGACGCCGCAGCGCGAGTACTTCTGCATTGTCGACGGGCTCATCAGCGGCGAGGGTGATGGCCCCTTGAAGGCGGTGGCTCGCGACACCGATGTCCTGGTTTGTGGCGACGACCCGTTCGCGATTGACACCGTCCTCAGCTGGGCAATGGGCTTCGATCCTGACAAGATCCCAGTGCTGGCCGAGCGCCGCCAGTACCGCGGCGTCGAGTGGGGACGGTTCACGTTGAACGACCTGGTGGTCACGATCGACGGGCGGCCGTGCCCGCTATTCGAGATGGGCGTCAATTTCCAGTTCGCCCCGCCACCTGGCTGGATTGGACAGATCGAACGGCCCGGTCGCACGGCGACGTCGACCTGA
- a CDS encoding oligosaccharide repeat unit polymerase produces MDKTSREHYGPLLGLATSALGTLGALLLFPDNPAPRGALVVPGAILAVSIIFVPAMRVITNSRTMMNADNFVAAGYVGWLLLDLVQGAYDLGDASNEALRLALVAVGVSASAMWAGAIGRPWALPKFLEGVARNPLNTKAVARLVPVCFFLGMLNYMYSVDFDIIAMFSYLGNNRWDVPWGRGQLGGWGSFIDQMPYFGYVLPSLTALLFARRGLRFETLLSAAASLVMLLFLAQSGGRRIILVTVGAALIVWVQAQSGMKIRKLLAVGAVSLAMVWTMQFMLNIRTRGYDEFLNSESQYDYLHVDDNFLRLAQVIELVPSRRDYVYSQQLVFTLVRPVPRVFWPGKPINAGFDLPTEIGMKGLSLSTSIIGEWYLSWGWPALIFGAWFHGRLASTASTLRDVGITAKNPIVYALAVMVLVAGLRSMQDLIIMSYALVAWWGVNRLVTPKSSGAV; encoded by the coding sequence ATGGATAAGACGTCGCGCGAACATTACGGCCCTCTGCTGGGGCTCGCCACGTCGGCGCTCGGGACCCTTGGCGCCCTGCTGCTGTTTCCCGACAACCCGGCGCCGCGCGGCGCGCTGGTCGTGCCGGGAGCGATTCTCGCCGTGTCCATCATCTTCGTTCCGGCGATGCGGGTGATCACGAACTCGCGGACGATGATGAACGCCGACAACTTTGTCGCCGCCGGCTATGTCGGCTGGCTGTTGTTGGACCTGGTCCAGGGCGCGTACGACCTGGGCGATGCGTCCAACGAGGCATTGCGGCTCGCACTGGTTGCGGTCGGCGTGTCGGCGTCGGCGATGTGGGCCGGCGCAATTGGTCGGCCGTGGGCGTTGCCCAAATTCCTGGAAGGCGTCGCCAGAAATCCGCTGAACACCAAGGCCGTGGCGCGACTGGTCCCCGTATGTTTCTTTCTCGGCATGCTCAACTACATGTACTCCGTCGATTTCGACATCATCGCGATGTTCTCCTACTTGGGGAACAACCGGTGGGACGTGCCGTGGGGCCGGGGACAACTCGGTGGGTGGGGTTCCTTCATCGACCAGATGCCGTACTTCGGGTACGTGCTGCCGAGCCTCACGGCTCTGCTGTTCGCGCGCCGCGGGCTGCGGTTTGAAACGCTGCTGTCCGCCGCGGCATCCCTGGTCATGCTGCTGTTTCTGGCCCAGAGCGGCGGCCGGCGTATCATCCTCGTGACCGTGGGCGCGGCTTTGATCGTCTGGGTGCAGGCGCAGTCCGGAATGAAGATCCGGAAGCTCCTCGCTGTTGGTGCAGTCAGCCTTGCCATGGTCTGGACCATGCAGTTCATGCTCAACATCCGGACCCGTGGCTACGACGAGTTTCTCAACAGCGAAAGCCAGTATGACTACCTGCACGTAGATGACAACTTTCTCCGCCTGGCGCAGGTCATCGAGTTGGTGCCCAGCCGGCGCGACTATGTGTATTCGCAGCAGCTGGTTTTCACGCTGGTGCGGCCGGTGCCACGAGTGTTCTGGCCCGGGAAGCCCATTAACGCCGGCTTCGACTTGCCGACAGAAATCGGTATGAAGGGCTTGAGCCTGTCAACTTCGATCATCGGCGAGTGGTATCTTTCGTGGGGATGGCCGGCGCTGATCTTCGGCGCCTGGTTTCATGGCCGCCTGGCCAGCACCGCGAGCACCCTCCGCGACGTCGGCATCACGGCCAAGAACCCCATCGTCTACGCCCTTGCCGTGATGGTGCTGGTGGCGGGCCTGCGCTCCATGCAGGATCTGATCATCATGAGCTACGCCCTGGTGGCGTGGTGGGGTGTCAATCGCCTCGTCACCCCGAAGTCCTCCGGGGCGGTGTGA
- the asnB gene encoding asparagine synthase (glutamine-hydrolyzing) has translation MCGIAGILTAEAGRSDMRPALDAMQSALRHRGPDDRGQWRSPSGLAAFAHTRLAILDLSPAGHQPMSTADGRYTVVFNGEIYNFLELRRTLAQKGAAFSTRSDTEVILRAYQAYGDRCVELFRGMFAFAVWDEREQTCLLARDRFGLKPLYYHVGRGGLVFGSEVRALLASGLVARELDPRAVYQYFRTGSIPEPRTLLRSVQCLEAGHHARWHAGRLERGRYWALRFPTETMPALDAVAATRAALLDSVEQHFVSDVPVGVFLSGGIDSTALVALASANGHKGLQTFSLSLPGVPSDEGAAARRVAVHFATQHQDYPVDAATGRAIFSKFLGAFDQPSIDGLNTFALAGFARERGVTVALSGLGADEIFGGYPSFTEVPRLARWDLRLSRFPLARRAVGHALEGVAPGHRGRRLGDMLGQPAGLLTAYATFRGIYTRAEARQLVEHYGGATEGEPEDDMQDVPTPDPTTGDAVSRLELTRYVRNQLLRESDVMSMAWGLELRTPFLDAAVIDAVGRVPAVTRLRAGKRLLLDAVPEVPGWVAHQPKRCFQLPFEQWLDGEWRQLFAEVSRTCPVPTETWYRKWSVFMLERWVERMTTSASIHEPVVPGVGRRVHG, from the coding sequence ATGTGCGGCATCGCAGGAATCCTGACAGCCGAGGCCGGCCGGTCCGATATGCGGCCCGCGCTTGATGCCATGCAAAGCGCGCTGCGGCACCGGGGGCCCGACGATCGCGGACAGTGGCGCTCCCCATCCGGCCTGGCCGCGTTCGCGCACACACGGCTCGCCATCCTTGACCTGAGCCCCGCCGGGCACCAGCCCATGTCCACGGCCGATGGCCGTTACACGGTCGTCTTCAATGGAGAAATCTACAATTTCCTTGAACTGCGCCGCACGCTCGCGCAGAAAGGCGCCGCGTTCTCGACCCGTTCCGACACCGAAGTGATCCTGCGGGCGTATCAGGCCTACGGCGACAGGTGCGTCGAGTTGTTCCGGGGCATGTTCGCCTTCGCGGTGTGGGACGAGCGAGAGCAGACGTGTCTGTTGGCGCGCGATCGCTTTGGCCTCAAGCCGCTTTATTATCACGTGGGCAGGGGCGGGCTGGTGTTCGGATCGGAGGTGCGCGCCCTGCTGGCGTCTGGACTGGTGGCGCGTGAACTGGATCCGCGAGCGGTCTATCAGTACTTTCGCACCGGCTCAATCCCCGAGCCGCGAACGCTGTTGCGTAGCGTCCAATGCCTCGAGGCCGGCCACCACGCGCGGTGGCATGCAGGTCGCCTCGAGCGCGGGCGATACTGGGCGCTTCGATTCCCGACCGAGACGATGCCGGCTCTTGATGCCGTGGCGGCCACCCGCGCGGCGCTGCTCGACTCGGTCGAGCAGCATTTCGTGAGCGACGTGCCGGTCGGCGTCTTTCTGAGCGGTGGCATCGACTCCACGGCCCTGGTCGCGTTGGCGAGCGCCAACGGCCACAAGGGCCTGCAGACTTTTTCCTTGTCGCTGCCCGGCGTGCCCTCGGACGAGGGGGCGGCGGCCCGCCGGGTGGCCGTGCACTTCGCGACGCAACATCAGGACTATCCGGTCGATGCGGCCACCGGCAGGGCGATCTTCAGTAAGTTTCTTGGCGCCTTCGATCAGCCCAGCATCGACGGCCTCAACACCTTCGCGCTGGCGGGTTTCGCGCGGGAACGAGGCGTGACAGTGGCGCTGTCGGGGTTGGGCGCCGACGAGATCTTCGGCGGCTACCCTTCGTTTACGGAGGTGCCGCGACTGGCGCGGTGGGACTTGCGGCTAAGCCGCTTCCCGTTGGCGAGGCGTGCCGTGGGGCACGCCCTCGAAGGCGTGGCGCCTGGGCACCGGGGTCGCCGCCTCGGTGACATGCTGGGCCAGCCGGCGGGCCTCCTGACGGCCTACGCCACGTTTCGCGGTATTTACACGAGGGCCGAAGCACGCCAGCTGGTAGAGCATTACGGCGGAGCGACTGAGGGCGAACCGGAAGATGATATGCAGGATGTTCCCACGCCCGATCCCACAACCGGCGACGCGGTGAGCCGTCTGGAGTTGACCCGGTACGTGCGAAATCAGTTGCTGCGTGAAAGCGACGTAATGAGCATGGCCTGGGGTCTCGAACTGCGCACGCCGTTTCTGGATGCCGCGGTGATCGACGCCGTGGGTCGCGTGCCGGCAGTTACGCGTCTTCGCGCGGGCAAGCGGCTGCTGCTCGATGCCGTGCCCGAAGTGCCAGGGTGGGTCGCCCATCAGCCCAAACGCTGTTTCCAGCTCCCGTTCGAACAGTGGCTGGACGGCGAGTGGCGCCAGCTGTTTGCCGAGGTCAGCCGCACGTGCCCGGTCCCGACCGAGACGTGGTACCGCAAGTGGAGCGTGTTCATGCTCGAGCGATGGGTGGAGCGGATGACGACGTCGGCAAGCATTCACGAACCCGTGGTTCCAGGGGTCGGCAGGCGTGTTCATGGATAA